One window of the Perca flavescens isolate YP-PL-M2 chromosome 5, PFLA_1.0, whole genome shotgun sequence genome contains the following:
- the pmpca gene encoding mitochondrial-processing peptidase subunit alpha, with product MATHMSRYRSWSRVQRFGIAAYRKYSSGGRYPNISLSAPLPGIPKPVFASVHGQEKYETKITTLENGLKVASQNKFGQFCTVGILVNSGSRHEAKYPSGIAHFIEKLAFSSTAQYGSKDEILLTLEKHGGICDCQTSRDTTMYAVSAEVKGLDTVVSLLSDAVLQPRLLDDEIEMTRMAVRFELEDLNMRPDPEPLLTEMIHAAAYRGNTVGLPRFCPVENVDKIDKKVLHSYLRNYYCPERMVLAGVGIEHEQLVECARKYLLDAKPVWGTGAVANVDLSVAQYTGGIVKIEKDMSDVSLGPTPIPELTHIMIGLESCSFLEEDFIPFAVLNMMMGGGGSFSAGGPGKGMFTRLYLNVLNRHHWMYNATSYHHSYEDSGLLCIHASADPRQVREMVAIITREFIQMASSAGEMELERAKTQLKSMLMMNLESRPVIFEDVGRQVLSTGKRKLPHELCDLISNVTASDIKRVTTKMLRSKPAVAALGDLTELPSYEHIQAALSSKDGRLPRVYRLFR from the exons GTTTGGGATTGCAGCTTACAGAAAGTACAGCAGTGGCGGCCGATACCCAAATATCTCCCTCTCTGCACCGCTGCCTGGGATCCCCAAGCCAGTGTTTGCATCTGTACATGGTCAGGAAAAATATGAGACCAAGATCACTACTCTAGAAAATGGCCTCAAAGTCGCCTCCCAAAACAAGTTTGGTCAATTCTGCACAGTTGGAA ttttagtaAATTCTGGATCCAGACATGAAGCAAAGTATCCGAGTGGAATAGCTCACTTCATAGAAAAACTCGCCTTTTCT TCCACAGCTCAGTACGGGAGTAAAGATGAAATTCTCCTCACGTTGGAAAAACATGGAGGGATATGTGACTGCCAAACATCAAG GGATACCACCATGTATGCAGTGTCTGCTGAAGTTAAGGGTCTGGACACAGTGGTCagtcttctctctgatgctgttCTACAGCCTCGCCTGCTGG aTGACGAAATCGAGATGACCAGAATGGCGGTACGCTTTGAGTTAGAAGATCTAAACATGAGGCCAGACCCTGAACCTTTACTCACTGAGATGATCCATGCT GCCGCATATCGAGGAAACACAGTTGGACTGCCTCGCTTTTGTCCTGTAGAAAACGTGGACAAGATTGACAAGAAAGTGCTTCACAGCTACCTCCGTAACTACTACTGCCCCGAGCGGATGGTGCTGGCCGGAGTGGGCATCGAGCACGAGCAGCTGGTTGAATGTGCCAGGAAATACCTGCTGGATGCGAAGCCGGTGTGGGGAACAGGTGCCGTGGCCAACGTGGACCTCTCTGTAGCGCAGTACACTGGTGGCATCGTCAAG ATTGAGAAGGATATGTCAGATGTGAGCCTTGGCCCCACCCCGATCCCAGAGCTCACCCACATCATGATCGGCCTGGAGAGCTGCTCCTTCCTG GAGGAAGACTTCATCCCATTCGCGGTGCTCAACATGATGATGGGTGGAGGAGGCTCCTTCTCTGCAGGAGGACCTGGAAAAGGCATGTTCACCCGCCTATATCTGAACGTGCTCAACAG GCATCATTGGATGTACAATGCCACCTCCTACCATCATAGCTATGAGGACAGCGGTCTGCTGTGTATCCATGCCAGTGCAGACCCCAGACAG GTGCGAGAAATGGTGGCGATAATAACGAGAGAGTTCATTCAGATGGCTAGCAGCGCAGGAGAG ATGGAGCTGGAGAGGGCCAAGACTCAGCTCAAGTCCATGTTGATGATGAACCTCGAGTCGCGGCCGGTTATTTTTGAAGATGTTGGTCGCCAGGTTCTCTCCACAGGAAAGAGAAAGCTGCCACATGAACTGTGTGATCTAATAA GCAACGTGACCGCCAGTGATATTAAGAGGGTAACCACTAAGATGCTGCGCAGTAAGCCCGCAGTAGCAGCTCTGGGAGACCTGACGGAGCTGCCCTCTTACGAACACATCCAGGCCGCCCTGTCCAGCAAAGACGGACGTCTGCCCCGCGTGTATCGCCTCTTCCGATAG